A window from Streptomyces subrutilus encodes these proteins:
- a CDS encoding DUF397 domain-containing protein: MSATPLSTGGLLIGARWRRSSRSTGMNNCVEAAALGRGLLAVRDSKRADGPAVLFTGPAWGGFLAHVRADPSR; the protein is encoded by the coding sequence GTGTCCGCAACCCCCTTGTCCACCGGCGGACTTCTGATCGGCGCGCGGTGGCGGCGGAGCAGCCGCAGCACCGGAATGAACAACTGTGTGGAAGCGGCCGCCCTCGGCCGCGGCCTGCTGGCCGTCCGCGACTCCAAGCGGGCGGACGGCCCGGCCGTGCTCTTCACCGGGCCGGCCTGGGGCGGCTTCCTCGCCCACGTACGGGCGGACCCGTCCCGCTGA
- a CDS encoding helix-turn-helix domain-containing protein: protein MQHGPAVRRRKLGEELRALRDRSGLTSGEAARIAGWHQSKISRIETGRSGVKPDDIRLLLDVYGEIVSPRQRALLEALSASASVPGPADGSGRSRQWWHDYRGLLPQEYRDFISLEAGARSARTVELSVVPGLLQTPGYARAVTRAALGGLPEPKVDALVEVRLARQSVLRSDPPLELSAVLDEAVLRRQIGGPGVMAEQLGHLVEVARLPHVRLQVLPFSVGGHLGLTGPFVIFSFPNIADLDVVVLDHLTSSLYLERKEDLEAYSAAFRTIQAHALPPQDSSDLISALADDA, encoded by the coding sequence GTGCAGCATGGTCCCGCGGTGCGCCGGCGCAAGCTGGGCGAGGAACTGCGCGCCCTGCGCGACAGGTCCGGGCTCACCAGTGGTGAGGCGGCCCGGATCGCGGGGTGGCACCAGTCGAAGATCAGCCGGATCGAGACCGGGCGCAGCGGCGTCAAGCCCGACGACATCCGGCTGCTCCTGGACGTGTACGGGGAGATCGTGAGTCCCCGTCAGCGGGCCCTGCTGGAGGCCCTGTCGGCCTCCGCCTCCGTTCCCGGTCCGGCGGACGGCAGCGGCCGGTCCCGGCAGTGGTGGCACGACTACCGGGGGCTGCTGCCGCAGGAGTACCGCGACTTCATCAGCCTGGAGGCCGGGGCACGGTCGGCGCGCACGGTCGAACTCTCGGTGGTGCCGGGGCTGCTGCAGACGCCCGGGTACGCGCGGGCGGTGACCCGGGCCGCACTCGGCGGGCTGCCCGAGCCGAAGGTGGACGCGCTCGTCGAGGTGCGGCTGGCACGCCAGTCGGTGCTGCGGTCCGATCCGCCGCTGGAGCTGAGCGCGGTGCTGGACGAGGCGGTGCTGCGCCGGCAGATCGGCGGGCCGGGGGTGATGGCGGAACAGCTGGGGCACCTGGTGGAGGTGGCCCGTTTGCCCCATGTGCGGCTCCAGGTCCTGCCGTTCAGCGTGGGGGGACATCTCGGCCTCACCGGACCGTTCGTCATCTTCTCATTTCCGAACATCGCCGATCTGGATGTGGTCGTACTCGACCATCTGACGAGTAGCCTCTATCTGGAGCGGAAGGAAGACCTTGAGGCGTACAGCGCCGCGTTCCGCACCATCCAGGCGCACGCCCTCCCGCCCCAGGACTCGTCGGACCTCATCAGCGCCCTCGCTGACGACGCGTAA
- a CDS encoding ATP-binding protein, which translates to MADHQEASVTLPSEPASVAVARRFVAEVLGAWGLPDAADAADSVRLMVSELATNAVQHTFGQSPTFRVDVRLEREERLRVGVTDSHPRWPKRLPAAVQQDNGRGMVIIRCLTAEAGGRLSVTPTEDGGKTVWIALPWPAGAPAGTGTGR; encoded by the coding sequence ATGGCAGATCACCAGGAAGCATCCGTCACTCTGCCGAGCGAACCGGCCTCGGTCGCCGTGGCGCGCCGGTTCGTGGCGGAGGTGCTGGGCGCGTGGGGGCTGCCCGACGCCGCCGACGCCGCCGACAGCGTCCGGCTGATGGTCTCCGAGCTCGCCACCAACGCCGTCCAGCACACGTTCGGGCAGTCGCCCACCTTCCGGGTCGACGTCCGCCTGGAGCGGGAGGAGCGGTTGCGCGTGGGCGTGACCGACAGCCACCCGCGCTGGCCCAAGCGGCTGCCGGCCGCCGTCCAGCAGGACAACGGCCGGGGCATGGTCATCATCCGCTGCCTCACCGCCGAGGCGGGCGGGCGGCTCTCCGTCACGCCCACCGAGGACGGGGGCAAGACGGTGTGGATCGCGCTGCCCTGGCCGGCCGGCGCTCCCGCGGGGACCGGGACCGGCCGCTGA
- a CDS encoding urease subunit gamma, which yields MQLTPHEQERLLIHVAADVAEKRRARGVRLNHPEAIALITSHILEGARDGRTVAELMASGRTVLGREDVMEGIPEMIHDVQVEATFPDGTKLVTVHDPIV from the coding sequence GTGCAACTGACACCACACGAGCAGGAGAGACTGCTCATCCACGTCGCCGCGGACGTGGCCGAGAAGAGACGGGCGCGCGGCGTCCGCCTCAACCACCCCGAGGCGATCGCGTTGATCACCTCCCACATCCTCGAAGGCGCCCGCGACGGCCGCACCGTGGCCGAGCTGATGGCCTCCGGCCGCACCGTCCTGGGCCGCGAGGACGTCATGGAGGGCATCCCCGAGATGATCCACGACGTCCAGGTCGAGGCCACCTTCCCGGACGGCACCAAGCTCGTCACCGTCCACGACCCGATCGTCTGA
- a CDS encoding urease subunit beta → MIPGEIAFGDGPVLLNEGLPVTRLTVLNAADRPVQVGSHYHFAEANPGLDFDRTAARGQRLNIAAGTAVRFEPGIPVAVELVPLGGLRTVPGLRGETGGPLDG, encoded by the coding sequence ATGATCCCCGGCGAAATCGCCTTCGGGGACGGGCCGGTGCTCCTCAACGAGGGCCTCCCCGTCACCCGTCTCACCGTGCTCAACGCCGCCGACCGGCCCGTCCAGGTCGGCTCCCACTACCACTTCGCCGAGGCCAACCCCGGTCTCGACTTCGACCGGACCGCCGCCCGCGGACAGCGCCTCAACATCGCCGCCGGTACGGCCGTCCGCTTCGAGCCCGGGATCCCGGTCGCGGTGGAACTCGTACCCCTCGGCGGACTGCGCACCGTACCGGGACTGCGCGGAGAGACCGGAGGGCCGCTCGATGGCTGA
- a CDS encoding urease subunit alpha has product MAEISRQVYSDLFGPTTGDRIRLADTDLFVEIEQDLAGGPGRAGDEAVFGGGKVIRESMGQARTTRAQGAPDTVITGVVILDHWGIVKADLGIRDGRICGIGKAGNPDTMDGVDPALVIGPETEIIAGNGKIVTAGAIDAHVHFIAPTVIEEALASGITTLVGGGTGPAEGSKATTVTPGPWHLARMFAALEAYPVNIGLLGKGNTMSREAMHSQLRGGALGFKIHEDWGATPAVIDACLSVCDETGAQVAIHTDTLNEAGFVADTLAAIAGRTIHSYHTEGAGGGHAPDIITVVSEPNILPSSTNPTRPHTVNTIEEHLDMLMVCHHLNPAVPEDLAFAESRIRPSTIAAEDVLHDLGAISIISSDSQAMGRVGEVVLRTWQTAHVMKKRRGFLPGDGPADNHRARRYVAKYTINPAVAQGLAREIGSVETGKLADLVLWTPAFFGVKPELVIKGGQIAYAQMGDANASIPTPQPVLPRPMYGSFGRAPALNSFNFTAQAALDDGLPERLGLGKAFVAIESTRKVGKTDMRNNDAMPRVEVDADTFTVTIDGEAVEPAPAAELPMAQRYFLF; this is encoded by the coding sequence ATGGCTGAGATCTCCCGACAGGTGTACTCCGACCTCTTCGGGCCGACGACCGGCGACCGGATCAGGCTGGCCGACACCGACCTCTTCGTCGAGATCGAGCAGGACCTCGCGGGCGGCCCCGGCCGGGCCGGCGACGAGGCCGTCTTCGGCGGCGGCAAGGTGATCCGCGAGTCCATGGGCCAGGCCCGCACCACCCGGGCCCAGGGCGCTCCCGACACGGTGATCACCGGGGTCGTGATCCTCGACCACTGGGGCATCGTCAAGGCCGACCTCGGCATCCGCGACGGCCGCATCTGCGGCATCGGCAAGGCCGGCAACCCGGACACCATGGACGGGGTCGACCCCGCCCTCGTCATCGGCCCCGAGACGGAGATCATCGCCGGCAACGGCAAGATCGTCACCGCCGGCGCCATCGACGCCCACGTGCACTTCATCGCGCCCACGGTCATCGAGGAGGCGCTCGCCTCCGGCATCACCACCCTCGTCGGCGGCGGCACCGGTCCGGCCGAGGGCAGCAAGGCCACCACCGTCACCCCCGGACCCTGGCACCTGGCCCGGATGTTCGCGGCACTGGAGGCCTACCCCGTCAACATCGGCCTCCTCGGCAAGGGCAACACCATGTCCCGCGAGGCCATGCACTCCCAGCTGCGCGGCGGAGCCCTCGGATTCAAGATCCACGAGGACTGGGGCGCCACCCCGGCCGTCATCGACGCCTGTCTGAGCGTCTGCGACGAGACCGGAGCCCAGGTCGCCATCCACACCGACACCCTCAACGAGGCCGGCTTCGTCGCCGACACCCTCGCGGCCATCGCCGGACGGACGATCCACTCGTACCACACCGAAGGCGCCGGCGGCGGTCACGCCCCCGACATCATCACCGTGGTGTCCGAGCCCAACATACTGCCGAGCTCCACCAACCCCACCCGGCCGCACACCGTCAACACCATCGAGGAACACCTCGACATGCTCATGGTGTGCCACCACCTCAACCCGGCCGTCCCCGAGGACCTGGCCTTCGCCGAATCGCGCATCCGGCCCTCGACCATCGCCGCCGAGGACGTGCTGCACGACCTCGGCGCCATCTCCATCATCTCCTCCGACTCCCAGGCCATGGGCCGGGTCGGCGAGGTCGTGCTGCGCACCTGGCAGACCGCCCACGTGATGAAGAAGCGCCGCGGGTTCCTGCCCGGCGACGGACCCGCCGACAACCACCGGGCCCGCCGCTACGTCGCCAAGTACACGATCAACCCCGCCGTCGCCCAGGGACTCGCCCGCGAGATCGGCTCCGTGGAGACCGGCAAGCTCGCCGACCTCGTGCTGTGGACCCCGGCGTTCTTCGGCGTCAAGCCCGAGCTCGTCATCAAGGGCGGCCAGATCGCCTACGCGCAGATGGGCGACGCCAACGCCTCCATCCCCACCCCGCAGCCGGTCCTGCCCCGCCCGATGTACGGCAGCTTCGGGCGCGCGCCCGCCCTGAACTCCTTCAACTTCACGGCGCAGGCCGCGCTCGACGACGGGCTGCCCGAACGGCTCGGTCTCGGCAAGGCGTTCGTGGCCATCGAGTCCACCCGCAAGGTGGGCAAGACGGACATGCGCAACAACGACGCCATGCCCCGGGTGGAGGTCGACGCGGACACCTTCACCGTCACCATCGACGGCGAAGCCGTGGAACCGGCGCCCGCCGCCGAACTGCCCATGGCCCAGAGATACTTCCTGTTCTGA
- a CDS encoding urease accessory protein UreF, whose protein sequence is MSLAALLVLADGRFPAGGHAHSGGAEAACKAGRIRDAATLEEFCRGRLHTAGLTAAGLAAGAALGIDPVELDGAADARTPSPALRTAARRLGRQLLRAARATWPSAELDALAAAFPRGAHQPVVLGLTARAAGLGPRDAAHVAVYESVGGPATATVRLLGLDPFEASGVLARLAPELDAVAARAVDAALRARTEGAGALPAASSPLLEIAAEVHADWAVRLFAS, encoded by the coding sequence ATGAGTCTCGCCGCACTGCTCGTCCTCGCCGACGGACGCTTCCCCGCCGGGGGGCACGCCCACTCCGGCGGGGCCGAGGCCGCCTGCAAGGCCGGCCGCATCCGCGACGCCGCCACCCTGGAGGAGTTCTGCCGGGGCCGGCTGCACACGGCCGGCCTCACCGCCGCCGGCCTCGCCGCCGGCGCCGCCCTCGGGATCGACCCGGTCGAGCTCGACGGCGCCGCCGACGCGCGCACGCCCTCGCCCGCGCTGCGCACCGCGGCTCGGCGGCTCGGCCGGCAGCTCCTGCGGGCCGCCCGGGCCACCTGGCCCTCGGCCGAACTCGACGCCCTGGCCGCGGCCTTCCCGCGCGGCGCGCACCAGCCTGTCGTCCTCGGGCTCACCGCCCGGGCGGCCGGGCTCGGTCCGCGCGACGCCGCACACGTGGCGGTGTACGAGAGCGTCGGCGGCCCGGCCACCGCGACCGTCCGGCTGCTGGGCCTGGACCCCTTCGAGGCGAGCGGGGTCCTGGCCCGCCTCGCCCCCGAGCTCGACGCCGTCGCGGCCCGGGCCGTCGACGCCGCCCTGCGGGCCCGCACGGAGGGCGCCGGCGCCCTGCCGGCCGCCTCCTCGCCCCTGCTGGAGATCGCGGCGGAGGTCCATGCCGACTGGGCGGTACGCCTCTTCGCCTCCTGA
- the ureG gene encoding urease accessory protein UreG → MHLDHGVTYPHRHTHADPVRSDGSRRALRIGLGGPVGSGKTATVAALCRALRAELSMAVVTNDIYTREDAEFLLREAVLPPERIAAVETGACPHTAIRDDISANLEAVEELEEAFLHSGPLDLILVESGGDNLTATFSRGLVDAQIFVIDVAGGDDIPRKGGPGVTTADLLVVNKTDLAPHVGSDLARMARDAADQRGELPVAFQSLRGSEGVGPVADWVRERIAAWIVR, encoded by the coding sequence ATGCACCTCGACCACGGCGTGACCTACCCGCACCGCCACACCCACGCCGACCCCGTCCGATCCGACGGCTCCCGGCGCGCCCTGCGCATCGGCCTCGGCGGGCCCGTCGGCTCCGGCAAGACGGCCACCGTCGCCGCCCTGTGCCGCGCCCTGCGCGCCGAGCTCTCCATGGCGGTGGTCACCAACGACATCTACACCCGCGAGGACGCCGAGTTCCTGCTCCGCGAGGCGGTGCTGCCGCCCGAGCGGATCGCGGCCGTCGAGACCGGGGCCTGTCCGCACACCGCGATCCGCGACGACATCTCCGCCAACCTGGAGGCCGTCGAGGAACTGGAAGAGGCGTTCCTGCACAGCGGGCCGCTCGACCTGATCCTCGTCGAGTCCGGCGGGGACAACCTCACCGCCACCTTCTCCCGCGGCCTCGTCGACGCCCAGATCTTCGTCATCGACGTGGCCGGCGGCGACGACATCCCGCGCAAGGGCGGCCCCGGCGTCACCACCGCCGACCTCCTCGTCGTCAACAAGACCGACCTCGCCCCGCACGTCGGTTCCGACCTCGCCCGGATGGCCCGCGACGCCGCCGACCAGCGCGGCGAACTGCCCGTCGCCTTCCAGTCGCTGCGCGGCTCCGAGGGCGTCGGCCCGGTGGCCGACTGGGTGCGCGAGCGGATCGCCGCCTGGATCGTACGGTGA
- a CDS encoding urease accessory protein UreD, protein MTCPPPDLPPPAGLRATARIRATADGRGGTALPLLAGEGPLALRRTRGRGAEAGVVLVGAMSAPLGGDHLTVEATAGPGAHLALGSAAATLALPGRGGEPAHYDVRLTLEDGASVRWLPEPLVSVRGSDLRVRTEARLAPTARLLLREEQVLGRAGEAPGLLRSRLAVTRGGRPLLDQELACGPGAPGGWDGPAGLAGHRAIGQLLVVDPDFEAAPPAAAVLGEYAAVTPLAGPAVLVTALAPDALRLRELLDGACRTYGW, encoded by the coding sequence GTGACCTGCCCGCCCCCCGACCTCCCGCCACCGGCGGGACTGCGCGCCACCGCCCGCATCCGCGCCACCGCCGACGGGCGGGGCGGCACCGCGCTGCCCCTCCTGGCCGGGGAGGGGCCCCTCGCCCTGCGCCGCACCCGGGGGCGGGGCGCGGAGGCCGGGGTCGTGCTCGTCGGCGCCATGAGCGCCCCGCTGGGCGGCGACCACCTCACCGTCGAGGCCACCGCCGGGCCCGGGGCGCACCTCGCCCTCGGCTCCGCGGCGGCCACCCTGGCCCTGCCCGGCCGCGGCGGCGAGCCCGCGCACTACGACGTACGGCTCACCCTGGAGGACGGCGCGTCGGTGCGGTGGCTGCCGGAACCGCTGGTCTCCGTACGCGGCAGCGACCTGCGCGTGCGCACCGAGGCCCGGCTGGCCCCCACCGCCCGGCTGCTGCTGCGCGAGGAGCAGGTGCTCGGCCGCGCCGGCGAGGCCCCGGGCCTGCTGCGCAGCAGGCTCGCCGTCACGCGCGGCGGCCGGCCGCTGCTGGACCAGGAACTCGCCTGCGGGCCCGGCGCGCCCGGCGGCTGGGACGGCCCGGCCGGCCTCGCCGGGCACCGGGCGATCGGACAGCTCCTCGTCGTGGACCCCGACTTCGAGGCGGCCCCGCCCGCGGCCGCGGTGCTGGGCGAGTACGCGGCGGTGACGCCGCTGGCCGGACCCGCGGTGCTCGTGACGGCCTTGGCCCCGGACGCCCTGAGGCTGCGCGAACTGCTGGACGGGGCCTGCCGCACGTACGGCTGGTGA
- a CDS encoding alpha/beta hydrolase, with product MIRNAALGSAATLITGTLAASLLLAPPASAAAAGRDNGAAEAVGVQIAAARAARAGIDWKDCPADWGFEKPIQCGWVKVPLDYTKPFGKTIELAVDRIGNTGTKDERQGALLYNPGGPGGSGMRFPRRVTTKSPLWVNTSKAYDFVGFDPRGVGHSAPISCIDPQEFVKAPKADPVPSSEADKRAQRKLAAEYADGCKERSGEMLPHMTTPNTARDLDVIRAALGEKKLNYLGVSYGTYLGGVYATLFPSHVRRMIVDSVVDPDQDNIWYEANLGQDVAFQTRWNDWQDWVAKNDAVFHIGDTRAKVEAKYQELRATAKADPIGGVVGPAELIGFFQGAPYYDSSWVPVAQTWAAYVAGDTQALVDAIAPDMSDTAGNAASENGNAVYTAVECADAKWPTSWAKWDRDNTKLHQKYPFLTWSNAWMNLPCATWKSKQSTPIEVGAGARQGLPPVLIVQSERDAATPYEGAVSMHRRLGGSRLITEQNAGSHGVTSLVNPCINTRVDSYLLTGKVDAKDVKCGPHATPVAPAPAAAKSAAPGADLPAREELPAVR from the coding sequence GTGATACGCAACGCGGCGCTGGGGAGCGCCGCCACCCTGATCACCGGCACGCTGGCGGCGAGCCTGCTGCTGGCCCCGCCCGCCTCCGCGGCGGCCGCCGGACGCGACAACGGCGCGGCGGAGGCGGTCGGCGTCCAGATCGCCGCCGCCCGCGCGGCCCGCGCCGGGATCGACTGGAAGGACTGTCCGGCCGACTGGGGCTTCGAGAAGCCCATCCAGTGCGGCTGGGTCAAGGTCCCGCTCGACTACACCAAGCCGTTCGGCAAGACCATCGAGCTCGCGGTCGACCGGATCGGCAACACCGGCACCAAGGACGAGCGCCAGGGCGCCCTCCTCTACAACCCCGGCGGCCCCGGCGGTTCCGGCATGCGCTTCCCGCGACGGGTCACCACCAAGAGCCCGCTGTGGGTCAACACCTCCAAGGCGTACGACTTCGTGGGCTTCGACCCGCGCGGCGTCGGCCACTCCGCGCCGATCTCCTGCATCGACCCGCAGGAGTTCGTCAAGGCCCCCAAGGCCGACCCGGTCCCGTCCAGCGAGGCCGACAAGCGCGCCCAGCGCAAGCTCGCCGCCGAGTACGCGGACGGCTGCAAGGAGCGCAGCGGCGAGATGCTGCCGCACATGACCACCCCGAACACCGCGCGCGACCTCGACGTCATCCGTGCCGCGCTCGGCGAGAAGAAGCTGAACTACCTCGGCGTCTCCTACGGCACCTACCTCGGCGGGGTCTACGCGACCCTCTTCCCGAGCCACGTCCGCCGCATGATCGTCGACAGCGTCGTGGACCCGGACCAGGACAACATCTGGTACGAGGCCAACCTCGGCCAGGACGTCGCCTTCCAGACCCGCTGGAACGACTGGCAGGACTGGGTCGCCAAGAACGACGCCGTCTTCCACATCGGCGACACCCGCGCCAAGGTGGAGGCGAAGTACCAGGAGCTGCGCGCCACGGCCAAGGCCGACCCGATCGGCGGGGTCGTCGGCCCGGCCGAGCTGATCGGCTTCTTCCAGGGCGCCCCGTACTACGACTCCTCCTGGGTGCCCGTCGCCCAGACCTGGGCCGCCTACGTCGCCGGCGACACCCAGGCGCTGGTCGACGCCATCGCCCCGGACATGTCCGACACGGCCGGCAACGCCGCCTCCGAGAACGGCAACGCCGTCTACACCGCGGTCGAGTGCGCCGACGCCAAGTGGCCCACCAGCTGGGCCAAGTGGGACCGGGACAACACCAAGCTGCACCAGAAGTACCCGTTCCTGACCTGGTCCAACGCCTGGATGAACCTGCCCTGCGCGACCTGGAAGTCCAAGCAGAGCACCCCGATCGAGGTCGGTGCGGGCGCCCGGCAGGGCCTGCCGCCGGTGCTGATCGTCCAGTCCGAGCGGGACGCGGCCACCCCGTACGAGGGCGCGGTCTCGATGCACCGCCGCCTCGGCGGTTCGCGCCTGATCACCGAGCAGAACGCGGGCTCGCACGGTGTCACCAGCCTGGTGAACCCCTGCATCAACACCCGCGTGGACAGCTACCTGCTGACCGGCAAGGTCGACGCCAAGGACGTGAAGTGCGGCCCGCACGCCACGCCCGTCGCCCCCGCCCCGGCCGCCGCGAAGTCGGCGGCCCCGGGCGCGGACCTTCCGGCGCGTGAGGAGCTCCCGGCCGTCCGGTAG
- a CDS encoding lysophospholipid acyltransferase family protein gives MFYHLLKHVLLGPLLRLLFRPRIEGLENIPAEGAAIIAGNHLSFSDHFLMPAILKRRITFLAKAEYFTGPGVKGRLTAAFFRSAGQIPVDRSGKDAGRAALREGLGVLAEDELLGIYPEGTRSHDGRLYKGKVGVAAMALGAGVPVVPCAMVGTFEIQPPGQKIPKIRRVTIRFGEPMDFSRYAGLESERAVLRAVTDEIMYAILALSGQEYVDRYAAEVKAEAEEGRKRARRPKR, from the coding sequence GTGTTCTACCACTTGCTCAAGCACGTCCTGCTCGGGCCGCTGCTACGGCTGCTGTTCCGGCCGAGGATCGAAGGCCTGGAGAACATCCCGGCGGAGGGCGCCGCGATCATCGCGGGCAACCACCTGTCGTTCTCCGACCACTTCCTGATGCCGGCCATCCTCAAGCGCCGGATCACCTTCCTCGCGAAGGCCGAGTACTTCACCGGCCCGGGGGTCAAGGGCCGGCTGACCGCCGCCTTCTTCCGCAGCGCCGGGCAGATCCCCGTGGACCGCTCCGGCAAGGACGCCGGACGGGCCGCCCTGCGCGAGGGGCTCGGGGTGCTGGCCGAGGACGAGCTGCTGGGCATCTACCCGGAGGGCACCCGCTCGCACGACGGGCGGCTGTACAAGGGCAAGGTCGGCGTGGCCGCGATGGCGCTGGGCGCCGGGGTGCCGGTGGTGCCGTGCGCGATGGTCGGCACCTTCGAGATCCAGCCGCCCGGACAGAAGATCCCGAAGATCCGGCGGGTGACGATCCGCTTCGGCGAGCCGATGGACTTCTCCCGCTACGCCGGGCTGGAGTCGGAGCGGGCGGTGCTGCGCGCCGTCACCGACGAGATCATGTACGCCATCCTCGCGCTCTCGGGCCAGGAGTACGTCGACCGGTACGCGGCCGAGGTCAAGGCCGAGGCGGAGGAAGGACGGAAGAGGGCCCGGCGCCCGAAGCGCTGA